The Manis javanica isolate MJ-LG chromosome 4, MJ_LKY, whole genome shotgun sequence genome contains a region encoding:
- the CDC42 gene encoding cell division control protein 42 homolog isoform X1 yields the protein MQTIKCVVVGDGAVGKTCLLISYTTNKFPSEYVPTVFDNYAVTVMIGGEPYTLGLFDTAGQEDYDRLRPLSYPQTDVFLVCFSVVSPSSFENVKEKWVPEITHHCPKTPFLLVGTQIDLRDDPSTIEKLAKNKQKPITPETAEKLARDLKAVKYVECSALTQKGLKNVFDEAILAALEPPEPKKSRRCVLL from the exons ATGCAGACAATTAAGTGTGTTGTTGTGGGTGATGGTGCTGTTGGTAAAACATGCCTCCTGATATCTTACACAACAAACAAGTTTCCATCTGAGTATGTACCGACT gtttttgacAACTATGCAGTCACAGTAATGATTGGTGGAGAGCCGTATACCCTCGGACTTTTTGATACTGCAG GTCAAGAGGATTATGACAGATTACGACCGCTGAGTTATCCACAAACAGATGTATTTCTAGTCTGTTTTTCAGTGGTCTCTCCATCCTCatttgaaaatgtgaaagaaaag TGGGTACCTGAGATAACTCACCATTGTCCAAAGACCCCTTTCTTGCTTGTTGGGACCCAAATTGATCTCAGAGATGACCCCTCTACAATTGAGAAACTTGCCAAGAACAAACAGAAGCCGATCACTCCAGAGACTGCTGAAAAGCTGGCCCGTGACCTGAAGGCTGTCAAGTATGTGGAGTGTTCTGCACTTACGCAG AAAGGCCTAAAGAATGTATTTGACGAAGCAATACTGGCTGCCCTGGAGCCTCCGGAACCGAAGAAGAGCCGCAGGTGTGTGCTGCTATGA
- the CDC42 gene encoding cell division control protein 42 homolog isoform X2 — protein sequence MQTIKCVVVGDGAVGKTCLLISYTTNKFPSEYVPTVFDNYAVTVMIGGEPYTLGLFDTAGQEDYDRLRPLSYPQTDVFLVCFSVVSPSSFENVKEKWVPEITHHCPKTPFLLVGTQIDLRDDPSTIEKLAKNKQKPITPETAEKLARDLKAVKYVECSALTQRGLKNVFDEAILAALEPPETQPKRKCCIF from the exons ATGCAGACAATTAAGTGTGTTGTTGTGGGTGATGGTGCTGTTGGTAAAACATGCCTCCTGATATCTTACACAACAAACAAGTTTCCATCTGAGTATGTACCGACT gtttttgacAACTATGCAGTCACAGTAATGATTGGTGGAGAGCCGTATACCCTCGGACTTTTTGATACTGCAG GTCAAGAGGATTATGACAGATTACGACCGCTGAGTTATCCACAAACAGATGTATTTCTAGTCTGTTTTTCAGTGGTCTCTCCATCCTCatttgaaaatgtgaaagaaaag TGGGTACCTGAGATAACTCACCATTGTCCAAAGACCCCTTTCTTGCTTGTTGGGACCCAAATTGATCTCAGAGATGACCCCTCTACAATTGAGAAACTTGCCAAGAACAAACAGAAGCCGATCACTCCAGAGACTGCTGAAAAGCTGGCCCGTGACCTGAAGGCTGTCAAGTATGTGGAGTGTTCTGCACTTACGCAG AGAGGTCTGAAGAATGTGTTTGATGAGGCTATCCTAGCTGCCCTCGAGCCTCCGGAAACTCAACCCAAAAGGAAGTGCTGTATATTCTAA